CAGTCAAAGAGATCGGATCCGCGACGAATGTCTTTTTAAAAAGTCCCCAGGCTAGTTGTCTAACTCCGGGAAGGAGATTTTCTTTTCTATAGGTATAATTCTCCAAAAACTGATGGAGCATATCCTGCGCCCGAATGATAGGACCTGCCACCAATTGTGGAAAGAAGGAAAGAAAGAGCGCGAACTGAAAAAGACTTCTCGCCTGCGGAACGGTTCCCCGATACACGTCGACCGCGTAAGAAATCGCCTGGAGGGTAAAAAACGATATTCCCATCGGAAGCATCGCACCCGTGAGAGAAACATACATCGGATCGCAAGGAGCCGATTTCGTAAAAACGTTCCATGCTTGCAAAGAAAAATCCATATACTTGAAGACATACAAAAGGGATAGATTTCCCCAAACAGCGATATTCAAGTACGTTAATTTCCAGAACCTGGAACTGGTGGATTCCATTCCTTTTACGGAAAAGTAAGTTAGAACAATCGAATATATTAAAAGTAGAATGAATGGAATTTTAAAGATCGCATAAAAATACAAACTTGCGACCAAAAGCCAAAATCTCTGAAATCTGGCCGGAAGCCAGAAGTAGACGAGAATGACAACGGGAGCAAAGATAAGATATTGAACAGAATTAAAGAGCATTCTTTTCTAGTTCCTTGAGTTGTTTTACAACCGCTCTTTTTGCCCAATTGTTTCCAGGAACGGTAAGATGTCCGTCTTCAGGGATGAAATAATCCCTGATCCCTGAGAATTTTTTTCCTCTCGGAGTATAAATCACTTCTCCGCACATCTCAGAAGTCTCTTTTCGCAGTTTGAGAGTTGGAATTCCCTTCTTTTCAAAATAGGATGCCGCACGAAGCGCGTAATTTTCTAGGGGATGATACTTTCCCCGATTTCTGCAAAAAATCTCTTCGACTTGAATCGGCATCAAAACTACAACAAGACGAATTCCCTGTGAACGAGTGTATTCCACCATTTCATCATAGGCTTTCCGTGTAATCTTTGGAAGTTCCTGCAAAGAATCTAAAGAAGGTTCCCGATCCTGACAGGTAAAATAATCCGGAATCGGCTCCGGACAGAATTGTTTCTTGTATTCTTCCTTCGACGTCGTTTCCGGCGTAGGAATTGTAACTACCACATTCTTCTTTTCTAATCTTTTCGAGGAAGAATCGGATCCACAATCTTCCTTCGGAGGAGTTCTAAAAAAAGAATCTTTCATATAACGCGACAGCGTTTGATCCGAAGTGGAACCGGGCGAAAGACCGGTGGAATTCCATTCCGATCTGAGTTTAGAAGAAGTAAATGCGTATTGAACCTTGAGCTGTTCGAGTGCGAGCTTTAACGCTTGTAAGGTGTAAGATGCCCGAGAAAGTTCGAACTGAATCTGAAAGTTTCGATTGAAGGAAGGATCTTGATCACGAATCTCATCGACTTCGTCGTCGGAAAGCATTCCTTTGTTTCTTAATTCTTCCGGAATTGTAAAATCATTCGCGGAAACAAAAAAAAGCACCTCTTTGAGATTCTTGAGTTTCGGAGCCATGTCTTTCAATCTTCGAAGCGCTCCTAAAGAACCATAAGCATCCACCGCTAAGTTCATGGTTTGTCTGGCGCCGCCTTTGAGTTCGATTCCGTTCAACTGATTACAAAATGTATCTTCGTCTCCGACGCCGAATCCCATCACGAGACTGTCTCCGAGACAAGCGAGTTTCGGCTTTTCAGGGTCGGGTTCTTCCAAACCTCTCATTCCCAAAGAATTGGTTCGAAATCTTCCTTCCCACTTTCCTGCAAAATGACGAATGTAAATATCCCGATTTGGAGCAAGATCCACGTAGTAGATTGGATTGTAACGGTGTAAAACTTTTTGATCTCGATAGTATTGAAGAGAAGGTGCTTGGAGAACGTTGAGAAGAATCTCGGTTCCTAAAAAGATGATGACAAAGAAGGCAAGGACGCGTCCTGCCAAGGAGAAGAATCCTTTCATGGATAGAGGAAAGGTTGAAATAATAGGGCTCACTGGCAAGCGAATTCTCCCTTTTCTCCACTTCTTCAAAAGGAACGAAATGTTCCTCCGAACACAAAAAAGCCGAAAATTCTCTGTCAAAAAGAGGATCTACTTTACAACATGGGAGTCTAAAAATAGATCAAATTTAGAATCATTCTAATTCGAGGAAATCATGGCCCACAAAATTGTCATCATTGGTTCCGGACCCGCAGGTCACACAGCCGCCATCTACGCGGCAAGAGCAAACTTAAACCCTGTTATGTACGAAGGTTTTATGGCTGGAGGAATCGCCGCCGGAGGACAGCTCACAACGACAACGGAAGTCGAAAATTTCCCGGGATTTCCGGAAGGAATCGACGGTACCAAATTGACCCAACTCTTCCGTGAACAATCCGTGAAGTACGGTACAAAAATTTTCACTCAAACGATCACGAAGGTGGATTTCTCTGCTCGTCCTTTCAAACTCTGGTCGGACGACGAACTCATAGAGGCAGAGGCAGTCATCATTGCGACGGGAGCGACCGCCAAAAGAATGCACGTGACCGGGGAAGATACTTACTGGCAACGTGGAATCTCTGCGTGC
This window of the Leptospira stimsonii genome carries:
- a CDS encoding LA_2490 family SGNH/GDSL-type esterase, which encodes MKGFFSLAGRVLAFFVIIFLGTEILLNVLQAPSLQYYRDQKVLHRYNPIYYVDLAPNRDIYIRHFAGKWEGRFRTNSLGMRGLEEPDPEKPKLACLGDSLVMGFGVGDEDTFCNQLNGIELKGGARQTMNLAVDAYGSLGALRRLKDMAPKLKNLKEVLFFVSANDFTIPEELRNKGMLSDDEVDEIRDQDPSFNRNFQIQFELSRASYTLQALKLALEQLKVQYAFTSSKLRSEWNSTGLSPGSTSDQTLSRYMKDSFFRTPPKEDCGSDSSSKRLEKKNVVVTIPTPETTSKEEYKKQFCPEPIPDYFTCQDREPSLDSLQELPKITRKAYDEMVEYTRSQGIRLVVVLMPIQVEEIFCRNRGKYHPLENYALRAASYFEKKGIPTLKLRKETSEMCGEVIYTPRGKKFSGIRDYFIPEDGHLTVPGNNWAKRAVVKQLKELEKNAL